The window GGTGAAAGGGGGCGCCATTCAGAGCTATTACAACATCGCATCCGCATCAATTGGCTTTCAGGCGGGAGTGCAGGAGAAGACAGTCGTTATGCTGTTCATGACGTCCGACGCGCTTAACAAGTTCACCCGAAGCGAAGGCTGGGAAGTCGGCGTTGACGGCAGCGTCGCCATCGCCGAGTTCGGCGCAGGCAAGTCCATCGACACCAACACCATACAAGAGCCGATCATCGCCTTTGTCGTCTCCAACAAAGGCCTGATGGCGGGCGTTTCCCTGGAAGGCTCCAAGATCACGCCTATCGTGAAGTAGTCTTTTCCTTTGAGACGAACGCAAGAAGGGCGGCTCACGCCCTTCTTATAGACTACAAATCGTACTTTTCCTGAATTTCCATCTGCGCCTCCAAAGCGGCTTCATCTCCCAGTTTTTCCAATAAATCCGGCCAAATCAGAGGATGTTCCAACTCAGCGGAAAAGCCGCTCAGTAGCGCATTGACGGCATCCAAGTCTGCGCCGACGGGAGCCGCGATGTAGATATAGACCCCAGGTAACTCGATGTCGTCCTCTAGATACAGGACGTATTCTTCATTACTGCGACGGTCAAAGTACACCTGCAAATCCGCCAGGCTATCTTGCAGACGCGCCAGATTTTCATCGCCAGGATGCGCGCCATCAATGGCGAAGTAGTCATACTCAGGGGCTTTGAGGACGTGTACTACGGAAAACAGCAAAGTGTAATATCCTTCGCTATCATGCATGACGCCTTCATCATCTTCCTGATCCAGTCTGTTCAGCGGCGCGGCGTCAAACACCACTTCACATCCAAAACGTTGAGGCTCGCCCAGTCTAGCCAAACCGATTACACGAGCCGTGACCGGACCATTGCGCACCGCCAGATAATCCCGCGCCTCTCCATCCTCATCGGTAAAGCGAACTCTCACATAAATGCTGTCTTCATCGATAGGTCCTTCGCCTTCAGGAACATCCATTTCCAAGGCCTGCATGGACTCCCTGACGCAGGCCCAGTCGCCGGCTATCGTCGCAGGCACCATGCGGTCCCAATGCAGACTGGTTTCCTCCGGGTCCAACTGAATCAGACGCGTCCACCAGTTAACGGACTCCTGATAGCTACCGAGTTTCATCGCCAACCGCGCAGCGGCGGCAATAGCAAAACCTGCGTCAGGAGAGCGCTCAATCAATTTACCAACATATTCGTACGCCTGTTGAGGGTCGCTATTGGAATAGAAGCGCATTTTCAGCCAGCACAGACGGCAAAACAGGTCATCGTCCAATGCCGGGTCGATTTCCGCACCGAATTCCCGCAAGAATTCGTCCGTATGATCCTGATCAATGAGAATATTGCCGTAAGTCATCAACAACCGTGGAGTGTGAAAACCGGACTTCTCTCGCAAGACTGCAAGCGCCGCCTCACTCCAGCCGCTGACGTCTAAAAGATGGGTGTATTCAAGCAGTACTCGTTCATCATCCGGCCACTTCCGCATGGCGTCTATAGTCATCTCCAACGCCGCTTCTCGGGTTTCCGCCTGCTGCTCAAGGAAC is drawn from Hahella sp. KA22 and contains these coding sequences:
- a CDS encoding YSC84-related protein, giving the protein MIKTKKLIYSLLLIFGVAFNASAASKVEIDAKVNAALKVFYNKVPSGQELASKAQGVLVFPEILKAGFIIGGEYGEGALVKGGAIQSYYNIASASIGFQAGVQEKTVVMLFMTSDALNKFTRSEGWEVGVDGSVAIAEFGAGKSIDTNTIQEPIIAFVVSNKGLMAGVSLEGSKITPIVK